In the Elusimicrobiota bacterium genome, ATTGGGTTGCTTCTGTCTAAAAGGCTGGAGCGACCTCTCTTTCTGGTAGGTTTCAATCCAAAGAGTGGGGGTATAAAGTGTCAGGTGACTGGGCCGTATGTGTGGTGGCCCCCCCCCTGGTCCGCAATTTCTTTTCCACTTGATTTATTATATATACAAACGTATAGTATGCGAATGAGCCTTTTCCTCCCCCCACCCAGTCGATTGATTTCGGAGAAGTTGGGGTGGCCTTCGGGGCGGGGGCGGTCTTTTCATGTGTTGTGCGGCCCCCGGGGGATTTCTCGGTGGACAGTGGAGGCACTCTGCCCCTTGTTGGAGGGGCCAACAAAAATTTACTGGGTCGACGCGGCGAACCGTTTTGACGCCCACGCCCTGGCCAAGACGGCTCAAGGGTATCGGATGGATCCCCGGGCGGTGTTATCCAAAATCCAATTGGCCCGGACCTTTAACGCTTTTCAACTGGCCGCACTGGTGACCGGAAAATTGCCCCGGCTCGCTCCGGGGCCTGTGGTGTTGGCCGACCCTCTGGCGCCCTTTCTTGATGAAGAGTTGGCGCTGGAAGATGCACAGCGTGCCTTTCAGCGGTTCTGTTTGGGATTGGCCGATGTTTCCGGTCCGGTCCTGGCTTTGGTGGTGGATCGCCCGTTGCCTCCAGGCCGCAAATGTTTTTCCCAGGGATTTTTGAAATTGGCCCAAAGTGTCACCCGGGTGGGACCTGTGGCCTTGGAAAACTAATGGGCCGGACGCTCCCCACCATCGTTCAAACGCTTCACCAGGAAGAAGCCCTGTGGAAAGATTTCCGCCGGGCGCTTCGCAAAGAGGATCAGGAGGTTTTAGACACGTTGTGGCGATTTGCCCGTCGGCATGCGGCACCGCTTTCCATGGCCAGCCGGCCCGTCCCTATGGAGGGAATCACCCTGGCCATGCTCCTTGGCCTTGCCGCGCGCGTTCAGGAACTGGAAAGACGTTTGGAGGTGCGGGATTCTGTCAGTGAAGGGCGTTAAGAAAGGATTTTGTGGAGTTCGGTGGTCAAGTATCCGAGGGTTGGGTTTGAAATATGCCCCAGTTTTTTTCGGATTAAGCGTTGATCGATTGTCACGATTTTCCCAAGTTTCACGAGGGATGGTTTCGGAAGACCAGCCGACTTTTGATCCTCCTGGGACAGAAGATGATCGTAGCGAGGGACTTTTTTTGAAACTTGAGACGTTATGGCGACTAAAACCACATCTAAATGGGTTTGATTGAATGTGTTCGACGACAGGATCAGCGCTGGGCGCATTTTTGTTGTTGTTAAATCCGTAAACGGGAAAGCAATGAGAACGACGTCGCCTCGCTTAAAGGTTGTCATATATATCGTCTTGTGAGTTATTCCAAAAAGCAAAAGAGGTTTCCGCTACTTTGAGGCGAGCCCAATCTTCTTTGGGAAGGCGAATGAGTGCGGGTAGATCCCGGAGAAATTTTCTCTGATCTTCCGGTTTCAGGGCCCGGACACATTTTTTAAGAGTTTTGAGTGTCATGGGGATAGTCTACTTAGGCGGAGGGAGGAAATCAAGGGTTTTTCGACGGCGTTTTTAGTGAATGAGGGATCTTATGCACTGCAACGGATGGATCTTTGACGCGTATCCTGTTTTTGAAGGAATTCGGGTGTGGGCGGTGTTGGTGGATGGGCGGCGGGTCACCTTTGTTGACCCCTGGCGGGCCCCTTTTATCGTGGACGGGGATTCTTGGGGTCGGGCTCGCCCTCTCTTGGTCTCGTCGCATACCCCCCTAGAGATCTCTCCCCGACAAGGAGCGGACCTTTATTCCGAAAAATGTCGACCGGGGTGGGAAGTTCGCGTTGCCCCGCCGGTTCATGGTCCCCTGGTCAAAAAATTAAAGCGGGCGGGGGTTCTCCTTTACAACGCGGACTTTCATCTTGTTCAACATTATCACTACGAGCGGCGTCATTTCCCCCTGGCCTTTGGCATGTTTGATTTTGACGGTGATCGATTGACCTCGTTTTCGCTCCAAGACGATCCTTGGTCTGTGGATTTTTCACTTCCCCCCCTTCGGTTCTTGCATGTGGCTCTCGCGGGGTCCGAATTTTCCGGTGCGGTGAATCCCACCCACGCGTCCCGTGGTGGACTGGTTTTACAGTATGAAGGATTGACCCATGTGTTGGAAGGGGACCCCGCTCAGCAAATGGAGAGTTTGGATCGGCGGATTCGGGAGTGGGATCCCGACGTCCTCTCGACTGACTGGGGTGACAGTTATTTGATTCCGCACCTTTTGGAGTGGTCGATCAAAACGAGACACCCCCTTTCTCTGTCCCGGGATCACGCTCGTGGGGTGAGCGGTCAACAGGGCCGGAGCTTCATGACTTACGGCCAAATGATCTATCAATCGGGTGCCCAATATCTTTTCGGTCGTTGGCATCTGGATCTGAAGAACAGTTTCTATTTTAAGGAATGTGGCTGGGAGGGCCTCTACGAAATTGCCCGCATCGCTAAGATTCCAGTTCAACGGGCGGCCCGAACGACGATCGGGACGTCCCTGTCCTCCATGCAGTTGGACGTAGCCCTTCGTCGGGGCCTGTGGGTGCCCATGGACAAGGCCCAGGCGGAGGACTTTCGCCCGGCGTCAGAGCTGGTGGTGGCGGACAAGGGCGGTTTGGTCTACGAGCCCGATATCGGCTGGTTCGAAAACGTGGCCGAGTATGATTTCGTCTCCATGTACCCCACGCTGATGGTGAAACACAACATTTCACCCGAAACAGTGAATTGTGATTGTTGCCGAGAGGTTCTTCCTGTCCCAGAAATAGGCCACCACCTTTGCCGTCGTCGCCAAGGAATCGTTCCGGAAGTTTTAGCGCCGATCTTAAAGAAACGCGTCGAATACAAACGTCGCTATAAGGCGGGGGATCCCCAAGCCGCCGCTTTCAAGGCTCGCGCCGATGCCCACAAGTGGTCCCTAGTGACAAGCTTTGGCTATCTCGGATTCAAGAACGCGCGGTTCGGGAAGATCGAGGCGCATGAGTCGGTGACGGCTTGGGGGCGTGAGACTCTCCTGCGAGCCAAGGATTTTGTGGAAAGCCGGGGATTTCATGTTCTTCATGCAAATGTGGACTGTGTTTGGGTTCAAGGGCAGGCGGGAATGGATTACGAACATCTTCGGCGGGAGATCGAAACGGCAGGCGATTGCTCTGTGGGGTTGGAAGGCGTCTATAAGTGGCTACGGTTTTGCCCTTCCAAAACCGTTCCGCTCTCGGGCGTGCCGAACCGTTACTTCGGGGCGTTCACGAACGGAGAGCTCAAAATACGGGGGTTGGCCCTGCGCCGTCGGGACACACCGGAGATCTTTAAGAAAATGCAGAAAAATATGTTGGCGGTTTTGGCCGAGGCTGACGACGTGGCGGGATGTCGGGCTCGGGTCGGACGTGTGTCCGTGATCGCGGATACGGTTCGCGAACGGATCGCGGAAGGCCGGGTGGATGCCGTGGAGTTGGCCGTCACTTTTACGTTATCAAAGGACCCCTCGGAATACGTTTCGAATGGACCTTCCTCCGTGGCCGCGAAACGTTTGGCGGCGTCTGGAGTTCCTTTGCATGCGGGGGAAACCGTGCGCTACATCATCACTTCTTCAGGGGACAAGGTGGTTGATTTTCGTGCGACGCCCTTGGCCTTCGTGAGCGAGGCTCCAGAAGTGGACACCCAAAAATATCTAGAACTTTGGCAACGGTGTCGGGATGAAATTATGGAGGGTTTGGAAGAGGAATCTCCCGTCTTTCAGGTTCGAGAAATCCCGGCGCCATTTTCCCCTCAGCGCAGAAAAACTGAAAATGAACACCAACAGGAATTTTATTTTTTTGAAAAATAAGCATATTCTTTTGTATAGTATTCCTATGGACCAACTCACGGCACGCCAAAAAGAAATCTATACGTTCATTGTCAATCAAATTGAGAAAAGTGGTATTCCCCCCACGGTAAGGGAGATCGCCAAACATTTTGATGTTTTTCCAAAGGCGATTCAGGATCATATTTCAGCGTTGGAACGAAAAGGTGTTTTGCGTCGGGCTAAAGAGACGGCTCGTGGTCTTTTGTTGGGGGCCAGGCGGTTGGTGGAAGCCCAGTCCCGACTCCCCATCCTGGGGCGAGTTTCCGCTGGAGTTCCCCTTGAAGCGATTGCGGAGGTGGAGGATTATTTGGCTGTGGATGAGGCCATCGCCAAACGCGCTAACTTCGTTTTGCGTGTGAAGGGCGACAGTATGAGTCCGGAACTTTTGGATGGGGATATGGTCTTGGTTCAAAATACGACTGTGGCGGAAGACCGGGCTATTGTTGTGGCCACCGTGGATGATGAAGAGGCGACGGTCAAACGATTGCGGCGCGTGAACCGGGAAATCTTTTTGGAACCGATAAATTCTGCTTATCCCCTCATTCGAGGTCGAAAAGTTTCTGTTATTGGAAAAGTGACAAGCGTCATCCGAACCTATTTTTAACAGATTTGCCGCGGATTTAATCAATCCAGTTCCCCGCTGGTAACCCGAAATCCCCAGTTGAATCACGGGATTCGACAAAAAAATCGGGCTTTTTTCCTTTCCAAAAAAGTTTGTCCGTAGTCCCCGCGACCGCGCTAGCGGAAGTGCCGCGTGGGAGCGGCCTACGACCTGCACTTTTTTGTTCGTAAAAAAGCCCGCTTTTTTCGTCTCGCATCAGCGGCTCTGCCGCCTCAAGTGCCAGGCTCTCTGAGCCTGGCCGGTCCTCGCGCTCAACTG is a window encoding:
- a CDS encoding type II toxin-antitoxin system PemK/MazF family toxin is translated as MTTFKRGDVVLIAFPFTDLTTTKMRPALILSSNTFNQTHLDVVLVAITSQVSKKVPRYDHLLSQEDQKSAGLPKPSLVKLGKIVTIDQRLIRKKLGHISNPTLGYLTTELHKILS
- the lexA gene encoding transcriptional repressor LexA; the protein is MDQLTARQKEIYTFIVNQIEKSGIPPTVREIAKHFDVFPKAIQDHISALERKGVLRRAKETARGLLLGARRLVEAQSRLPILGRVSAGVPLEAIAEVEDYLAVDEAIAKRANFVLRVKGDSMSPELLDGDMVLVQNTTVAEDRAIVVATVDDEEATVKRLRRVNREIFLEPINSAYPLIRGRKVSVIGKVTSVIRTYF